The DNA region atatgcatatgtacatatgtatgtacataagcTTGACTATGCTTCATTTCATAGCCTGAAATGCCAGTCACGAGaattagaaagaaaaaaaagtagcaTGGGACGTCAAATGGGACGGGATATGGGGGAcaccatcatcaccatcatcagcATTAGCATCATGTGACTTATCTAATCgaatcttttttgttttagctgcCTGCTCTTAATCATCTGCGCCCTGTGCTATGGCCTAGTATCGGCCCAGCAGGAGGATGGTGGCTCCGTGTCGCCAGCTAAACGTATTGCTGCCCTACGTCGTCCGATTGGCAAAGCAGCCAAAGCCACAACCACCACAACTCCGGCACCCGTTCATAATGATGGCGGCGAGGAGGAGGACTATGGTGATGAGGCAGCCGCCGGTGATCATCAAGGAGGCGAGGGCGAAGACGATGAGGGTGCGGGTGCATTAAGCTCAACCACAACCACCACAACAGAGGCACCCAAAAAAGTTGGTCCCGTCATTCGCCCCTTCCGTTCCAATGACGATTTCCTCAATTCGCTAAAGCGTCGCCAGCAGAATGCCAAGAAACATCGCGCCGAGAAGCCAACCGCTGGCAAGCAGACAACGACCGGCAAGAAGAGTGACACGTCATCGGGGGAACAGGAACAGGAGCAGGAACCGGTGGCTGCTGCCGCTCCAGTGCCAGCATCAACATCGTCCAAAGGCTACAAGGGCAATTCGGCATGTAAGTGAATGTTTTGAAGGACGCACAATTCCGAATGTGACATGTGGTTGACCCTATGCACGTTacctttcttttattttttggtttagtGAGCCGTCGCAAATTAGCCAAGCCGGTAAAGTCGAGTCCCGAGCCAGCGACTGATGATGCCGCTCAAGAAGAAGACTCAGAACCGAAGGAGGATACAAAACCCAAACGTCCCATTGGACGTTTAGCCTTGAGAAAGCGCAACTAATTCCTATAAATTCCTTTCACTACACACCAACCCCcacccccacacacacacttcacctttttccacacacacacacacatagcaTATACATGGCTAGCTATATGGCAGCCCGATCTGCCCATTAGTTTTTAGTTCACAATtgataaatatatgtaattttattttgtataaaacAACCAACACctacacaaatacacacacacacataccacCCATTATTTCTTATTCCCACTTCCcacctcacacacacacacacacttttttTGTCCACACATCGTTTACCCTataattcatatatgtatttatatattcacTTTGGAATATATATTTCACCGATATATGTCTCTAtttacataagtatatatgtattcacACTTCACCAAGACCCCCCTCCCCCATTCATccatcaatcaatcaaaaaaaaaaaaaaacaataaactgaAAAGAttacctacatatataaaatatatatgtacatatatgtagacaGAGTTCATTATTTTTCTACACAAAAAATCGTATAATCAAAGGGTTatcaatttgatgaaatattTGAACATTTTATCTCCTTAAAAGgcataaaaacaatttgtttgtgttttgtttttttgtttgtaagttttccattttcaatattctgttaaatttattcattaatatataattacattgtttttgaaaaatccAGAACAATAACTAATATactaaaatttctataaaaaaaactttgctgGTAAATATTGGGAATGTGTATGCAATTTCATGAATTGTTTCGTTAAAGAAGAAGGatgacaatttaaaaaatatgaattaaaaatgttatcatTCTCTCTctataggtatgtatatatagtacaatatatggattatatatatatatatatatatacatatatatttctggCCTTATGAGCTTGgagcatatgtatgtatgcctTGTCCAACAAGAAGTacatctttctctctctctttcgctatttctttatctttttaaGCACATTCGttgtgttgtgtatataaaaatatgtttcatatataatacatatgtatccgTTTTGTTGAACCGCTTATACATTATATTCgaagaaattcaaaaaaaaaaaccatttgaaTACAATATACCCTAAAATAcgcatatatatttatgtatgcatTGATTATTGACAAGAGTTATTAAATGAGagcaaaatgcatttgttataTCTTTGATTGAACAGATTTTGTttctatacacacacacacacacacacacacacataaccaCACCCGTTTATATAGATAATTgccttaatttgtttaatacaAGTCAAATGGCTAGACATAATTTTGATTCTTGGTCCAAATATtaattgaatcaaatcatttttatggtagttgtgtgtgtgtgtgtgtgtgtgtgtgtgtgtgaattcATGTGAAAGGCACATTGCGTTACAAGTACAAGTTTTCTTCCATTTTTAGTAAATactaataatatttataataataataataataataataataatcagaGAGCGCAACCGTAACTTATTTTTCGTTTCTGTTTCGGTTTCTGTTTCTTTCTAATATTATTTACACCAAAAATTTCTTATTGACTGAATTTGCTTCACTTGCAGGATACTAGATCGATTGTTATAGATATTAAGTACAGTTGCCAAAAACGTTCAATTACAATAGAATACCAATAATTTGCTGATTTATAACATATCTgcctgccaaaaaaaaaaaaaaaaacaaaaacaaatttgttaaatttaacttttagAGTTGGAATGACTTTTAAAATATGACATTTAAAATATGCTTATCAATTGGTTGATTCTCAAAACTTATATAATTTTGCATGTCTGGTAAATAATTGGTATTCTATTGCattggtatgtatattaaataaaaaaatatataaaaacaaacacatataATACTAAAAGTTCATTTCGTTTACACACTGTGTGTAGTTACCATCTCACGAGGATATCGTCAAAAGATTTCGAGTTGCGTCCCTATAAAATTTgatacattaaaaattataaatatatgtatgtatatctttcTTCTCTCTGCTTGCTGCTATGGAAATTTCGTTCATGTTCAGTTTGTAAGTAGagatagaaaaagaaatgatAAAAGAAAGCCATGTACGCATGCTGCTGATTGGTTGGTTGGTAGGTTTGTTTGTTGGTCTATGGCATGGTAGATAACAAAAAGCTGTGTTGCTAATCCTCTCGCTTTAGATTAGATTCTTATGAATGTTGTCGCGTATTACGCATCAATGGGACCAGCAACGATGGTGGTCCCGCTTGCCTTAGGAACGGATGGACCAACAATTCGGCTGCTGTAGCTCTTTGCGCCGGATCTCTGACCAACATACGATCAAGGAATGATTGTAGACGGGGCGACACCTTGTGGGCATTCTTTAAATTTGGCGGCTGCATGTCACGTATGCGTCGCATGGCCTGCAATGGTGGCTCATTGAAGAAGGGTGGCTCGCCATCGACCATTTCGATAACCATAATGCCCAATGACCAGATATCCACTTCGGGGCCATAGGGCAGACGAGATATGACCTCCGGTGACATCCAATATGGTGTGCCCACTAAAGATTTACGTTTCGGCAATTCCTGTGAGACTTGGGCACAGAAACCAAAATCAGATAACTTGACACGTCCATCGGCGGCCAGCAGTATGGAATCCGATTTAATATCACGATGAATGACgccctaaaaaaaaaaaataattaagtaAATAAACGGGTGTTTTAGAgtaaataattatataaacaaataaaccaaacaaaaaaatcgaaaTGGTCAAGTGTCACCCAGAATACCCTACACTTAGGGCCTCTCCCTCCCCTGCCCCCTGCCTCCCTTTGTCacccgctgccgctgccggtCTCTTTATTTCTTGgtttattcttttttgttttattttctctgcTTTTACCTACTTATCGCATTACATGTAACAGTGGGCACAGTGGACTGAAAGCGTTGCAAAAGTGAGCCAAGTGATGATAATAAAATGGATATGACTTAGTAATTAAGGACGCTTTGACTTCTCTACACGTCCCAAAACAACTCATACTTTTGGcaacaagaaataaataaagacGTACGGTAGGCCAAAAGCACACTATGACCCACTGTGCCTTGGGTGGGGCGTTGTCTTTTTAGAAATTTGAAACTGAAATCGCTGTCGCCAAAGCGACAACCCCTCCCCCTCCCCCACCACACCGCTAAACTAACTCAACCCAACCCGCTAAGAAGAAAGTGCCACAAACGATGGACAAATGGCCACCTGGTTACGCACCTGTGAGTGCAAATAGGCCAAAGCCTTGAGGCATTGTTTGCAAACGGTGGCAATTTGCTCCTCATCCATGCGCGAATGGGTAACAATGTCGGTTAGAGCTCCACCCTCCAGATACTCCATGACAACCCACAGCTCATCGTTGACCAGAAAACTTGAATAGGTCTCCACAATATTTGGATGATGGTAGTCACGCATAATGACCACCTCATTAAATAGGAGTTCGCGACGCTGTTGCTTGCGCAAGTCCATTTTCTTCACCGCCACCTGTCGTCCTGGGaatgagagacagagacagagagatcATATATTAGACAATCTATATTCGTATAAGGATTAGTTTTATATTACCTGTGGATTTGTCAGTGGCTATGCAAACAGTGCCGGTTGAACCCTCGCCGATTTTCTGAAAATGATCTAGATTCTCGCGTGGATCACCGGCAGAGACAACCATTTGGAGAGCAGCGCGAAACTGTTCATGGGTCAAACGTTGCTCCTGCTTGGGCTGCGCTTGATTCtgtggttgttgctgctgctgttgttgttgttgttgctgcgaAATGGCTCCGCCACTAGAGCTAGAGGCACGGGAGGCTGTCTTGGCATGGGGATGCGgttgatgctgctgttgctgctgctggagtTGATGGAGCAGgggattttgattttgatcgCCCAAGGGTTTTGTAACTGGCTGTGATCCGGTTACGGATGCGGATGCAGGATAAAGGGGATAACTTATTTGGTTACCATTATTATTGTGATGTGAATGAGTGGAGGAGCGTGTGCCACTAGCCACAGAGCCCACCGGCGATGTTTGCTGAGGATGATGATTCAGGGGTCCACCTCCTCCCGCCGCTCCTCCTCCCACtcccccaccaccaccaccaggcATTTGACGATATGATTGATCCGTACGAACGGCCAG from Drosophila willistoni isolate 14030-0811.24 chromosome XL unlocalized genomic scaffold, UCI_dwil_1.1 Seg141, whole genome shotgun sequence includes:
- the LOC6648868 gene encoding nucleolar protein dao-5, whose amino-acid sequence is MKYFNICLLLIICALCYGLVSAQQEDGGSVSPAKRIAALRRPIGKAAKATTTTTPAPVHNDGGEEEDYGDEAAAGDHQGGEGEDDEGAGALSSTTTTTTEAPKKVGPVIRPFRSNDDFLNSLKRRQQNAKKHRAEKPTAGKQTTTGKKSDTSSGEQEQEQEPVAAAAPVPASTSSKGYKGNSALSRRKLAKPVKSSPEPATDDAAQEEDSEPKEDTKPKRPIGRLALRKRN
- the LOC6648869 gene encoding serine/threonine-protein kinase PAK mbt, which translates into the protein MFSKKKKKPLISMPSNFEHRVHTGFDKRENKYVGLPLQWASIVGNNQILKSTNRPLPLVDPSEITPTEILDLKTIVRPHHNNNKADTTSLNSTSNVNNMMMMSATGAAVGGVGPGIAPMATQQSTMPTGPGIVLPKTSHVARSNSLRSSSPPRVRRVANVPPAVPEEEPIGQQGFKSQTMPHTHSLIYPNGGAAGPGPLAVRTDQSYRQMPGGGGGGVGGGAAGGGGPLNHHPQQTSPVGSVASGTRSSTHSHHNNNGNQISYPLYPASASVTGSQPVTKPLGDQNQNPLLHQLQQQQQQHQPHPHAKTASRASSSSGGAISQQQQQQQQQQQPQNQAQPKQEQRLTHEQFRAALQMVVSAGDPRENLDHFQKIGEGSTGTVCIATDKSTGRQVAVKKMDLRKQQRRELLFNEVVIMRDYHHPNIVETYSSFLVNDELWVVMEYLEGGALTDIVTHSRMDEEQIATVCKQCLKALAYLHSQGVIHRDIKSDSILLAADGRVKLSDFGFCAQVSQELPKRKSLVGTPYWMSPEVISRLPYGPEVDIWSLGIMVIEMVDGEPPFFNEPPLQAMRRIRDMQPPNLKNAHKVSPRLQSFLDRMLVRDPAQRATAAELLVHPFLRQAGPPSLLVPLMRNTRQHS